Proteins co-encoded in one Malus sylvestris chromosome 7, drMalSylv7.2, whole genome shotgun sequence genomic window:
- the LOC126629473 gene encoding receptor-like protein EIX2 has translation MVSFATYLFNPSYHLKMAHYLLLWFLASSYLHTSVNSCIDEERRALLTFKEDVTDPSGRLSSWVGLDCCQWKGISCNNITGRVEMMNLQNAYMYTLSAFDGEWDEMEYSSLGGKVNPSLLSLKHLNYLDLSRNDFRGISIPEFFGQIKSLRYLNLSSASFGGEIPPHLGNLPNLNYLDLGEESDYSLLELPSENLNWLSRLSSLKYLNLKGLDLSNTGVSWLNVVNMLPFLVELHLSSCQIQSLPPPGNISLASLLILDVSFNDLKFPFPEWFFNLTNLRKLDLRGNSLRGPFPIEFESLKSLEHLDLSFNSLKGQVPKLRGSFCNLKILNLAQNQFDGGIQELLGGLSSCPNSVLESLDLSSNMLNSQLPASLGMLRNLKFLNLYNNNMNGSIPESLGQLSQLVHLDLSFNPWEGFLTESHFINLTRLKYFAVGRVDPNPILPIPLTFKVSYDWVPPFMLHKINIGYCKVGPAFGLWLQSQTKLLFVKLRATGISDSIPEDWFLKISSQAQYLDLSYNQIHGKLPLQLKFSYALILDLSHNQFHGPLPLWSGDNVVRFKLEMNSFSGPIPWNLDQKFPKLESLYLAENHLNGTIPPSICNMRNLLVLSLRSNQLSGEFPREWSLLPDILILDAAYNNLSGKLPSSMGALGSLFLLKMNNNNLEGEIPLSLENCTSLRNIDLGDNKFTGKIPSWIGLNAPFVSILRLRSNFLSGHIPQQLCNLENLHILDLALNRFSGTIPKCLNNVTALKVAYYSAYNIYLEYDQQTTVMKGRELQYNTSLMFVKSIDLSANNLEGEIPEEISSLVLLHNLNLSMNQLSGDIPLEIGKLVQLENLDLSLNQLSGQIPQSLSHLTFLSYLNLSYNNLSGRIPLGNQLQTLPESIYEGNPLLCGFPLSIACLEGGNPTTKDPKDNDNEDGHDELWFFVSMALGFIVGFWSVCGTLFLKKSWRHAYFQWFDAIKDKAMLRL, from the coding sequence ATGGTTAGCTTTGCAACTTACTTATTCAACCCTTCTTATCACCTCAAAATGGCTCACTATTTGCTCCTCTGGTTTTTGGCCTCTTCATATCTACACACTAGTGTGAACTCATGCATCGACGAAGAAAGACGTGCGCTTCTCACCTTCAAAGAAGACGTTACTGATCCTTCCGGGAGGCTTTCTTCGTGGGTTGGACTTGACTGCTGTCAGTGGAAGGGAATTTCATGCAACAACATCACGGGTCGTGTTGAAATGATGAATCTCCAGAATGCGTATATGTATACGCTTTCTGCTTTTGATGGAGAGTGGGACGAGATGGAGTACTCTTCTTTGGGTGGTAAGGTAAATCCTTCTTTGCTTAGCTTGAAACATTTGAATTACCTAGACCTAAGCAGGAATGATTTTCGAGGGATTTCCATTCCCGAGTTCTTTGGTCAGATTAAAAGTTTGAGGTATCTCAATCTCTCATCTGCTTCATTTGGAGGAGAGATTCCACCTCATCTTGGTAATTTGCCAAACTTGAACTATCTTGACCTTGGCGAAGAATCTGACTACTCCTTGCTTGAACTCCCTTCCGAAAACCTGAATTGGCTTTCTCGTCTCTCTTCCCTAAAGTACCTCAACCTCAAAGGACTGGACCTCAGCAACACCGGGGTAAGTTGGCTAAATGTTGTCAACATGCTTCCTTTCCTAGTAGAGTTACATTTGTCATCATGCCAAATTCAAAGCCTTCCACCACCAGGAAATATTAGCCTTGCATCACTTTTGATCCTTGATGTGTCATTCAACGATTTGAAGTTTCCGTTTCCTGAATGGTTTTTCAATCTGACTAACCTCAGAAAACTTGATTTAAGGGGAAATTCTTTGAGGGGTCCCTTTCCAATTGAATTTGAAAGCCTCAAATCACTTGAACACCTTGACTTATCTTTCAATAGCCTCAAGGGTCAAGTTCCGAAACTTCGTGGGAGTTTTTGCAATCTAAAGATCTTAAATCTTGCACAGAACCAGTTTGATGGGGGGATTCAAGAGCTTTTGGGTGGTTTATCAAGTTGTCCCAATAGTGTTTTAGAGTCACTCGATTTGTCTTCTAATATGTTGAATAGCCAATTGCCTGCCTCTTTAGGGATGCTACGCAATTTGAAGTTTCTTAACCTCTACAATAATAATATGAATGGGTCAATTCCTGAAAGTTTAGGGCAACTCTCTCAGCTAGTTCATCTCGATCTATCGTTCAATCCGTGGGAAGGCTTTTTAACTGAATCCCATTTCATAAATCTCACAAGATTGAAATACTTTGCAGTAGGCAGAGTAGATCCAAACCCAATTCTACCTATTCCCCTCACTTTTAAAGTGTCTTATGATTGGGTTCCTCCTTTCATGCTTCACAAAATTAACATTGGCTACTGTAAAGTAGGTCCTGCCTTTGGGTTATGGCTGCAGTCTCAAACTAAACTCCTTTTTGTCAAACTTCGTGCTACTGGAATCTCGGATTCCATACCCGAGGACTGGTTCTTGAAGATATCTTCCCAAGCTCAGTACTTGGATTTATCTTACAACCAAATACATGGAAAACTTCCACTCCAATTGAAATTCTCATATGCACTGATTTTGGATTTGAGTCATAACCAATTTCATGGGCCATTACCACTTTGGTCGGGTGACAATGTGGTTCGATTTAAGCTTGAAATGAATTCATTTTCCGGGCCAATCCCATGGAATTTGGACCAAAAGTTTCCCAAATTGGAATCACTGTATCTTGCAGAAAATCATTTGAACGGTACCATTCCGCCCTCCATTTGCAACATGAGAAACTTGTTAGTCCTTTCTCTAAGAAGCAATCAGTTATCTGGAGAATTCCCACGAGAATGGAGTTTGTTGCCTGACATACTGATTCTAGATGCTGCATACAACAATCTCTCAGGCAAGCTTCCTAGTTCAATGGGTGCCTTGGGTTCTCTTTTCTTGTTGAAGATGAACAACAATAATCTCGAAGGTGAAATTCCTCTTTCCTTGGAAAACTGCACTTCTTTGAGGAACATTGATCTTGGGGACAATAAATTTACTGGGAAAATACCTTCATGGATAGGATTGAATGCGCCGTTCGTGTCAATCCTAAGACTGAGGTCGAATTTTCTAAGTGGACATATCCCACAACAGTTGTGTAATCTCGAGAACCTCCACATCTTAGACCTTGCTCTCAACAGATTTTCAGGGACTATTCCCAAGTGCCTGAATAATGTCACTGCTCTGAAGGTTGCTTATTACAGTGCTTATAACATATATCTGGAGTACGATCAACAAACAACAGTGATGAAAGGAAGAGAACTCCAGTATAACACATCTCTGATGTTTGTAAAAAGCATTGATCTTTCTGCAAACAACCTTGAAGGTGAAATCCCTGAAGAAATAAGCAGCCTCGTCCTGCTGCACAACTTGAACTTATCAATGAATCAATTAAGCGGAGACATTCCCTTGGAGATTGGAAAGTTGGTGCAGCTCGAAAATCTTGATCTCTCGCTCAACCAACTTTCGGGACAGATTCCTCAGAGCCTTTCACACTTGACCTTCTTGTCTTACTTGAATCTGTCATATAACAACTTGAGCGGTAGAATTCCTTTGGGCAACCAGCTGCAAACACTGCCCGAATCCATTTACGAGGGCAACCCGTTACTCTGCGGGTTTCCTCTTTCTATTGCATGCTTGGAAGGTGGCAATCCGACAACCAAGGATCCAAAAGACAATGACAATGAAGATGGACATGATGAATTGTGGTTCTTTGTTAGCATGGCACTCGGTTTTATCGTAGGCTTTTGGAGCGTTTGTGGCACATTATTTTTGAAGAAGTCATGGAGGCATGCTTATTTTCAATGGTTTGATGCCATCAAGGATAAGGCAATGTTGCGATTGTAG